From Pongo pygmaeus isolate AG05252 chromosome 2, NHGRI_mPonPyg2-v2.0_pri, whole genome shotgun sequence, a single genomic window includes:
- the LRRC58 gene encoding leucine-rich repeat-containing protein 58, which produces MEEAGAAVVTAGEAELNWSRLSVSTETLESELEARGEERRGAREALLRLLLPHNRLVSLPRALGSGFPHLQLLDVSGNALTALGPELLALRGLRTLLAKNNRLGGPSALPKGLAQSPLCRSLQVLNLSGNCFQEVPASLLELRALQTLSLGGNQLQSIPAEIENLQSLECLYLGGNFIKEIPPELGNLPSLNYLVLCDNKIQSVPPQLSQLHSLRSLSLHNNLLTYLPREILNLIHLEELSLRGNPLVVRFVRDLTYDPPTLLELAARTIKIRNISYTPYDLPGNLLRYLGSASNCPNPKCGGVYFDCCVRQIKFVDFCGKYRLPLMHYLCSPECSSPCSSASHSSTSQSESDSEDEASVAARRMQKVLLG; this is translated from the exons ATGGAGGAGGCCGGAGCGGCGGTGGTCACGGCCGGGGAGGCCGAACTGAACTGGTCCCGCCTCAGCGTGTCCACCGAGACGCTGGAGTCTGAGCTGGAGGCGCGGGGCGAGGAGCGGCGCGGCGCGCGGGAGGCGCTGCTGCGGCTGCTCCTGCCTCACAACCGTCTGGTGTCGCTGCCACGGGCGCTGGGCAGCGGCTTCCCGCACCTCCAGCTGCTAGACGTGAGCGGCAACGCGTTGACCGCGCTCGGGCCGGAGCTGCTGGCGCTGCGCGGCCTGCGCACGCTGCTGGCCAAGAACAACCGGCTCGGCGGGCCCAGTGCGCTGCCCAAGGGCCTGGCCCAGTCGCCGCTCTGCCGCAGCCTCCAGGTGCTCAACCTCAGCGGCAACTGTTTCCAGGAGGTGCCTGCCTCGCTCTTAGAGCTGCGCGCGCTGCAGACCCTGAGCCTGGGCGGCAACCAGCTGCAGAGCATCCCGGCTGAGATCGAGAACTTGCAGAG ttTAGAGTGTTTATATCTTGGAGGAAATTTCATTAAAGAAATCCCACCAGAATTAGGAAATCTGCCTTCTTTGAATTATTTGGTATTATGTGACAACAAAATCCAAAGTGTACCTCCTCAACTTTCACA ATTACATTCACTTCGTTCCCTAAGTCTTCACAATAACTTGCTGACATATCTGCCTCGAGAGATCCTCAACCTTATTCATTTGGAAGAGTTGAGTTTACGAGGAAATCCATTGGTTGTTCGTTTTGTTAGAGATTTAACCTATGATCCTCCAACTCTCCTGGAATTAGCTGCACGGACCATTAAGATCCGAAATATTTCCTACACTCCCTATGATCTTCCTGGGAATCTTCTTAGATACTTGGGTTCAGCCAGCAATTGCCCAAACCCAAAGTGTGGAG GAGTCTACTTTGACTGCTGTGTCAGACAAATTAAATTTGTGGACTTCTGTGGGAAGTATCGCCTCCCACTGATGCACTACTTGTGTTCACCAGAATGCTCTTCCCCTTGCAGTTCTGCCTCTCACAGCTCCACATCCCAGAGTGAATCTGACTCAGAAGATGAAGCTAGTGTTGCTGCACGCAGAATGCAGAAAGTTCTTCTTGGTTGA